The Vitis riparia cultivar Riparia Gloire de Montpellier isolate 1030 chromosome 10, EGFV_Vit.rip_1.0, whole genome shotgun sequence genome includes a region encoding these proteins:
- the LOC117923274 gene encoding plant-specific TFIIB-related protein PTF2-like gives MEASGSCKGCKKEALIRDDVTGSLVCSSCGLVQPFDNYDPQLGGLNGPQGTFVRVGTTGTGSSLNYKDKKIFEAQKLIDDLLFKLGFSSEKSNEVRTMVATITEGEFGQGDWLPVLVGACSYVVRRQSNRALSIAEVGSVIGSDVYELGQMIRRVVEFLNLKLPDIDIVNSLELAFGQCGSLNRVSKDKVNKMLKQGTFLVQCAVKWFLTTGRRPLPMIAAILMFVAELNQVDVRIENIANEIHAGVATTRLRYKELSEALVKVAQALPWGKDVSTKNIIKNAPFVIQYMEMKSRLLPGKRRENLEGGGFDLDGVVSDCLNKEFDYIPQGYDMENDSQYFEADSESGLDIDNSDKLKLSHECLSVIYSRFLNEDSRVNPVGENGGDHSRKRRREYDPPAMNEWWNGKSNMSKKLLLEQILEKDVGLDALPPSFVSGCLAYEQRREKINAAKLRISKIMYPSKANMGDTEEFSSEEHLHAKKKRRKTKKNGIDWEDFVIETLLLHHVKEDEIEKGHYNTLLDLHVFNSGCL, from the coding sequence ATGGAGGCCTCCGGCTCCTGCAAAGGTTGCAAAAAGGAGGCTTTGATTCGGGACGATGTAACGGGCTCGTTGGTGTGCTCATCTTGTGGACTCGTCCAACCTTTCGACAACTATGATCCCCAATTGGGTGGCCTCAATGGTCCTCAGGGTACATTCGTCCGTGTTGGCACAACGGGCACCGGCAGCTCCTTGAACTACAAGGACAAGAAAATCTTTGAAGCCCAGAAACTCATCGATGACTTGCTTTTCAAGTTAGGGTTTTCGAGTGAGAAGTCGAATGAGGTCAGGACAATGGTTGCCACCATTACTGAAGGAGAGTTCGGTCAAGGCGACTGGCTTCCTGTCCTTGTTGGTGCTTGCTCGTATGTTGTAAGGCGGCAGAGCAATCGAGCATTGTCTATTGCTGAAGTGGGGTCGGTGATTGGTTCCGATGTTTATGAGCTAGGGCAAATGATTCGCCGCGttgttgaatttttgaatttgaaattgccGGATATTGACATTGTGAATTCCTTGGAATTGGCGTTTGGACAATGTGGGAGTTTGAATAGGGTTTCCAAGGATAAGGTGAATAAAATGCTTAAACAAGGGACATTTTTGGTGCAATGTGCAGTGAAGTGGTTTTTGACAACGGGGCGGAGGCCGCTGCCAATGATTGCAGCCATTTTAATGTTTGTTGCAGAATTGAATCAAGTCGATGTTCGGATTGAGAATATAGCAAATGAAATTCATGCTGGAGTGGCTACAACTAGGTTGAGGTATAAAGAGCTTTCAGAGGCTCTTGTGAAAGTTGCCCAAGCATTGCCCTGGGGGAAGGATGTTTCCACTAAGAATATAATCAAGAATGCACCTTTTGTGATTCAGTATATGGAGATGAAGTCGAGGTTGCTGCCTGGGAAAAGGAGGGAGAATTTGGAGGGTGGCGgatttgatttggatggtgttGTTAGTGATTGTTTGAACAAAGAATTTGACTATATTCCACAAGGTTATgacatggaaaatgactctCAGTATTTTGAGGCAGACAGTGAGAGTGGGTTGGACATTGATAACTCAGACAAGCTCAAGCTTTCGCATGAATGCTTATCTGTGATTTATTCCAGGTTTTTGAATGAGGATTCTCGAGTTAACCCTGTTGGAGAGAATGGTGGGGATCACAGCAGAAAAAGGAGGAGAGAGTATGATCCTCCTGCAATGAATGAGTGGTGGAatggaaaatcaaatatgagtaaAAAGCTTTTGCTTGAGCAGATATTGGAGAAAGATGTAGGATTGGATGCTTTGCCTCCATCTTTTGTTTCTGGATGCTTGGCATATGAACAGAGGAGAGAAAAGATAAATGCTGCTAAGTTGCGCATCAGTAAGATTATGTATCCATCAAAGGCTAATATGGGTGACACGGAAGAGTTTTCCTCTGAGGAACATCTACATGCtaagaagaaaaggaggaaaacaaaaaaaaatggaattgatTGGGAGGATTTTGTTATTGAAACCCTTCTCCTTCATCATGTTAAAGAGGATGAAATTGAGAAGGGGCACTACAATACCCTGTTGGATCTGCATGTTTTCAACTCTGGGTGTTTGTGA
- the LOC117923789 gene encoding transcription factor bHLH30-like: MASSSWNSRSSHGSDFFQVFDPFSQNKGGYGGVLRGGSLVLDSEKRELVKAPVRAVKKGVSEAKAMAALKNHSEAERRRRERINGHLSTLRGFVPCTEKMDKATLLAEVIQQVKELKKNAAEASKGLLLPMEVDEVRVEPHDDGTGDGTSYFMASVCCDYSSRLLSDIRQALDALNITTVKSEISSLGGRMKSMFIFTSCKKHKSNDSEAHRLLASSVHQALSSVLDKVSVTAEFSPRTPHPNKRRRVSFFDSLSSSS, from the exons ATGGCTTCGAGCTCCTGGAACTCACGCTCTTCACATGGGTCCGATTTTTTTCAAGTGTTCGACCCGTTTTCGCAGAATAAAGGAGGGTACGGTGGGGTTTTGCGGGGTGGGTCTTTAGTGTTGGATTCTGAGAAAAGAGAGCTCGTGAAAGCTCCGGTGAGAGCGGTGAAAAAGGGGGTGTCGGAGGCGAAGGCTATGGCGGCCTTGAAGAATCATAGCGAGGCGgagaggagaagaagagagagaatcAATGGTCATCTCTCCACGCTTCGCGGCTTCGTGCCATGCACTGAAAAG ATGGACAAAGCTACATTGCTTGCCGAAGTTATCCAGCAAGTGAAAGAACTGAAGAAGAATGCTGCAGAAGCCAGTAAAGGTTTACTGCTTCCAATGGAAGTTGATGAAGTAAGAGTAGAACCACATGATGACGGAACAGGAGATGGAACTTCTTATTTCATGGCATCTGTCTGTTGCGATTACAGCTCTCGGCTTCTCTCTGATATAAGACAAGCCCTTGATGCCCTCAATATAACTACAGTGAAGTCAGAAATCTCCAGTTTGGGAGGGCGGATGAAAAGCATGTTTATTTTCACAAGCTGCAAAAAACACAAGAGCAATGATTCTGAGGCACACCGGCTTCTTGCAAGTTCTGTCCATCAGGCCCTCAGTTCTGTCCTAGACAAAGTTTCTGTGACAGCAGAATTCTCGCCCAGAACACCACATCCAAACAAGAGGCGAAGGGTTTCCTTTTTTGATTCTTTGAGCTCGTCTTCCTGA